In the Cerasicoccus sp. TK19100 genome, CCAGTGGCAAAGTGCGGGAAATCTTCGACCTCGGCGACCGTTTGCTGATTGTCGCTACGGATCGCCTGTCGGCTTTCGACGTCGTATTGCCCGACGGCGTACCTGGTAAGGGCCTGCTCTTGACCCAGCTAAGCCTGTGGTGGTTTGAGCGCACGCAGTCCATTATTCAAAACCACCTGGTGCCGAATCACGCTGTGGAGCTATGTAAGGTGTTGGCGGATTTCCCCGAATGGATTCCCTACGCGATGCTCGTGCGCAAGCTGGCTCCGGTGAAGCTGGAGGCCGTGGTGCGTGGATATTTGTCCGGCAGCGGCTGGAAGGAGTATCAGCAAACTGGAGAGCTCTGGGGGCGCCCGCTGCCGGTTGGTCTGGTGGAGAGCAGTGCTTTACCCAAGCCGCTCTTTACGCCTACGACCAAAGCCGATGTTGGGGACAAGGACTTGCCGGTGAATGATGAGCAGGGGGCGGCGGTTATTGGTGAGGCGCGCTACGAGCAGGTTCGTTCCGTTGCACTGAAGCTTTACGATTTAGGGGTCGAGTATGCGGACAAGGCTGGCTTGATTCTGGCAGATACGAAATTTGAGTTCGGCGTCG is a window encoding:
- a CDS encoding phosphoribosylaminoimidazolesuccinocarboxamide synthase; its protein translation is MTFEEICNALPSQARREVAQFPYPKIASGKVREIFDLGDRLLIVATDRLSAFDVVLPDGVPGKGLLLTQLSLWWFERTQSIIQNHLVPNHAVELCKVLADFPEWIPYAMLVRKLAPVKLEAVVRGYLSGSGWKEYQQTGELWGRPLPVGLVESSALPKPLFTPTTKADVGDKDLPVNDEQGAAVIGEARYEQVRSVALKLYDLGVEYADKAGLILADTKFEFGVDEAGELFLIDEALTPDSSRYWPKQGYAAGKPQPAFDKQYVRDYLETLDWDKTPPGPSLPEEVIMQTREKYLGALKALMG